Proteins encoded together in one Bradyrhizobium sp. PSBB068 window:
- a CDS encoding methyltransferase domain-containing protein, whose translation MDEWIDYYDSTHTIYASRLHRDLHFQVIANDIIGYITSPDAVVLDYACGEALSAVKVANACAQLYLAEPAPGVRGRLVARFASDTRIRVRSLDELKNMQADSIDLVVMNSVAQYMTPQELDTAFDVIHRLLKPSGRFVLGDILRPEVGMGRDVIALLRFAATHGFLRDALVGLASTALSDYRQLRTRIGLQRYREDEMIAKFAAAGFTATRAPRNIGHNPWRMTFVAHH comes from the coding sequence ATGGATGAATGGATCGACTATTACGATTCCACACATACGATTTATGCCAGCCGACTGCACCGCGACCTGCATTTCCAGGTCATCGCAAACGACATCATCGGATACATCACCTCGCCCGACGCCGTGGTGCTGGACTATGCCTGCGGTGAGGCGCTGTCGGCGGTAAAGGTCGCCAATGCCTGCGCGCAGCTCTATCTGGCGGAGCCTGCGCCCGGCGTGCGCGGTCGGCTGGTCGCGCGCTTTGCGTCCGATACCAGGATCCGCGTCCGATCGCTCGATGAGCTGAAGAACATGCAGGCGGACTCGATCGACCTCGTGGTGATGAACTCGGTGGCGCAATACATGACGCCGCAGGAGCTCGATACCGCATTCGACGTTATCCATCGCCTGCTGAAACCCTCGGGGCGTTTCGTGCTCGGCGATATCCTGCGGCCCGAGGTCGGCATGGGCAGGGACGTCATCGCGCTGCTGCGCTTTGCAGCGACCCACGGCTTCCTGCGCGATGCGCTGGTCGGGCTGGCCTCGACCGCGCTGTCGGACTACCGACAGCTGCGCACCAGGATCGGGCTGCAGCGCTATCGCGAGGACGAGATGATCGCAAAGTTCGCCGCCGCGGGGTTCACGGCCACCCGCGCGCCGCGCAACATCGGGCACAATCCGTGGCGGATGACATTCGTGGCTCACCACTGA
- a CDS encoding FAD binding domain-containing protein, whose amino-acid sequence MSAATALAMSAPEFRAAGTDLSERRRSGLSCGEVIDLTASPDTIGVAWNADGSARIGALTAIAAIASDARLAQAYPGITAAAQGLATPQIRHMATLGGNLAQRSRCWYFRNPQIACLKKGGTDCPARSGNHLYHVAFDLGPCVAPHPSTMAMALLAYDAKVTTDRHSGLSITDVLGDGSNGAVDNLLAPGERIERIELPAPLAGERAHYKRAISRSYAEWPLVEICARAVISGGTFQQVHITAGGIAPVPLRLEASEAALQGKPATAATIAQAAELATSGAKPLPMTGYKLELLTGLVRDVMERIAT is encoded by the coding sequence ATGAGCGCCGCAACAGCACTGGCAATGTCCGCACCCGAATTCCGCGCCGCCGGCACCGACCTGTCGGAGCGCCGTCGTAGCGGCCTGTCATGCGGGGAGGTCATCGATCTCACCGCCAGCCCCGACACGATCGGGGTCGCGTGGAATGCGGACGGCTCGGCGCGGATCGGCGCCCTGACTGCGATCGCAGCGATCGCATCGGATGCGCGGCTCGCCCAGGCCTATCCCGGCATCACCGCCGCCGCGCAGGGCCTCGCCACGCCGCAGATCCGGCATATGGCGACGCTCGGCGGCAACCTCGCGCAGCGCTCGCGCTGCTGGTATTTCCGCAATCCGCAGATCGCCTGCCTCAAGAAAGGTGGCACCGACTGTCCGGCGCGATCCGGCAACCATCTCTATCACGTCGCGTTCGATCTCGGCCCTTGCGTCGCGCCGCATCCGTCAACGATGGCGATGGCGCTGCTCGCCTATGATGCGAAGGTCACCACGGACCGGCACAGCGGATTGTCGATCACCGACGTGCTCGGCGATGGCAGCAACGGCGCGGTCGACAATCTCCTTGCGCCGGGCGAACGGATCGAGCGGATCGAGCTCCCCGCCCCGCTGGCCGGCGAGCGCGCGCACTACAAGCGCGCCATCAGCCGCTCCTACGCGGAATGGCCGCTGGTCGAGATCTGCGCGCGGGCCGTGATATCGGGCGGCACATTCCAGCAGGTCCACATCACGGCCGGCGGCATCGCCCCGGTGCCGCTGCGTCTCGAAGCAAGCGAGGCTGCGCTGCAGGGGAAACCGGCCACTGCCGCGACCATCGCACAAGCCGCCGAGCTCGCAACATCGGGAGCCAAGCCGCTGCCGATGACCGGCTACAAGCTCGAGCTGCTGACTGGCCTGGTGCGCGACGTGATGGAACGGATCGCGACGTAG
- a CDS encoding PaaI family thioesterase yields MTESATPKPTYGVSSMEVMVSMPGLDFVRGIFACTLPEPPIMENVEPFDCTAETGHVVIHSIPGLRHYNPIGSVHGGYAAILLDSAMGLAVQTTLPQGFGYTTLEFKISFVRGMSQDTGTIRTEGKVLNAGRRVATAEARITDGKGKLIAHATTTCLVFELPKAN; encoded by the coding sequence ATGACCGAGAGCGCTACCCCGAAGCCCACCTACGGCGTCTCGTCGATGGAGGTCATGGTGTCGATGCCCGGGCTCGATTTCGTGCGCGGCATCTTTGCCTGCACCCTGCCGGAGCCGCCGATCATGGAGAACGTCGAACCGTTCGACTGCACCGCCGAGACCGGTCATGTGGTAATCCACAGCATCCCGGGCCTGCGCCACTACAACCCGATCGGCTCGGTGCATGGCGGCTACGCCGCGATCCTGCTCGACTCCGCGATGGGGCTCGCGGTGCAGACCACGCTGCCGCAGGGCTTTGGCTACACCACGCTGGAGTTCAAGATCTCCTTCGTCCGCGGCATGAGCCAGGACACCGGCACGATCCGTACCGAGGGCAAGGTGCTCAATGCCGGCCGCCGGGTCGCCACCGCCGAAGCGCGGATCACCGACGGCAAGGGCAAGCTGATCGCACACGCCACCACGACCTGCCTGGTGTTCGAGCTGCCCAAAGCGAACTGA
- a CDS encoding SRPBCC family protein, with protein sequence MNIETFKPAIVYAIYIAATPEKVWQALTDAELSRQYFSGNAVEVDLRVGGAYVVRTPDGAVHISGEVIACDPLRRLTVTFNVNWPQLVEKLGPTLVTWEIEPAGDGVKLTLLQSHDRPISDDILSGGRAGWPAILSSLKSMLETGKAMVIPMQPPQRMLDALKELGIPMPG encoded by the coding sequence ATGAACATCGAGACATTCAAGCCGGCCATCGTCTACGCGATCTACATTGCCGCCACGCCCGAGAAGGTGTGGCAGGCATTGACCGACGCCGAGCTCAGCCGGCAATACTTTTCCGGCAACGCGGTCGAGGTCGATCTCCGGGTCGGCGGCGCCTACGTCGTGCGCACGCCGGACGGCGCCGTGCACATCTCCGGCGAGGTGATCGCATGCGATCCCCTGCGGCGGCTGACCGTGACATTCAACGTCAACTGGCCGCAGCTCGTCGAGAAGCTCGGGCCGACGCTCGTCACCTGGGAGATCGAGCCGGCCGGCGACGGCGTGAAGCTGACCTTGCTGCAATCGCATGATCGCCCGATCAGCGACGACATCCTGTCCGGCGGCCGCGCCGGCTGGCCGGCGATCCTCTCCAGCCTGAAGAGCATGCTGGAGACCGGCAAGGCCATGGTGATCCCGATGCAGCCCCCGCAGCGCATGCTGGACGCGCTGAAGGAATTGGGGATACCGATGCCGGGGTGA
- a CDS encoding alpha/beta hydrolase: MDNTMPILLVPGLICSPRIFAPVIPALWRCGPVTVANHVRDDNMGAIARRILAEAPPRFALAGHSMGGYIAFEIMRQAPERVAKLALMSTQARPDTPEATARRRGMIERARSGQYRDVVDELFPGFVHPSRQGDASLRQIVYDMSEDVGAEAFIRQQNAVLSRPDSRPSMAWIKCPTLVLTSDTDNTVPNSLSDEMANGIPGAKLVVLADCGHLPQLEQPQACAEALVQWLRN; this comes from the coding sequence ATGGACAATACGATGCCGATCCTGCTCGTCCCGGGCCTCATCTGCTCGCCGCGGATCTTTGCCCCGGTGATCCCGGCGCTGTGGCGGTGCGGCCCGGTCACGGTCGCCAACCATGTCAGGGACGACAATATGGGGGCGATCGCCCGCCGTATCCTGGCTGAGGCACCGCCGCGCTTTGCCCTCGCCGGCCATTCGATGGGCGGCTACATCGCCTTCGAGATCATGCGGCAGGCACCCGAGCGGGTCGCGAAACTGGCGCTGATGAGCACCCAGGCGCGCCCCGACACGCCGGAGGCGACCGCTCGCCGCCGCGGCATGATCGAACGCGCCAGGAGCGGGCAGTATCGGGACGTGGTCGACGAACTGTTTCCGGGCTTCGTGCATCCGTCGCGGCAGGGCGACGCAAGCCTGCGCCAGATTGTCTATGACATGAGCGAGGATGTCGGCGCCGAGGCCTTCATCCGCCAGCAAAATGCGGTGCTCAGCCGGCCGGATTCACGGCCCAGCATGGCCTGGATCAAGTGCCCGACCCTGGTGCTGACCTCGGATACCGACAACACGGTGCCGAATTCGCTGTCGGACGAGATGGCCAACGGGATTCCCGGGGCGAAGCTCGTGGTGCTCGCCGATTGCGGTCACCTGCCGCAGCTGGAGCAGCCGCAGGCGTGTGCCGAAGCGCTGGTTCAGTGGTTGCGGAACTAG
- a CDS encoding helix-turn-helix transcriptional regulator, translating to MDEVFKALADASRRTLLDRLHDHNGQTLSELCDGLDMTRQAVTKHLVILEEANLVTTIKHGREKLHYLNPVPIHQIGERWIRKFERGKLAALSELKRQLEKRDE from the coding sequence ATGGATGAAGTCTTCAAAGCCCTCGCGGATGCCTCACGGCGGACGCTGCTTGACCGGCTTCACGATCACAACGGACAGACGCTCAGTGAGCTCTGCGACGGGCTCGACATGACGCGCCAGGCCGTCACCAAGCACCTTGTGATTCTCGAGGAGGCCAACCTCGTCACCACGATCAAGCACGGCCGCGAGAAGCTGCACTACCTCAACCCGGTTCCGATCCATCAGATCGGGGAGCGATGGATCAGGAAGTTCGAGCGCGGGAAACTGGCAGCGCTCAGCGAATTGAAAAGACAATTGGAGAAGCGTGATGAGTAA
- a CDS encoding cupin domain-containing protein, whose product MSAVKAGAEPLAMVFQDDGLVPNNPMPFLVYRGAVDAGRDPEAAIEQLFGSHGWGAMWRNGVYDFAHYHATVHEVLGVARGRARVQFGGANGQALEIAAGDVAILPAGTGHQCLSASDDFSVVGAYPPGPPMDLQRPTPENRARALKTIPLVAIPATDPVMGKDGPLVRLWKR is encoded by the coding sequence ATGTCCGCAGTCAAAGCCGGAGCCGAGCCGCTTGCGATGGTCTTTCAAGACGACGGGCTGGTGCCGAACAATCCGATGCCGTTCTTGGTCTACAGGGGCGCGGTCGATGCCGGTCGAGATCCCGAGGCTGCGATCGAGCAGCTGTTCGGCAGCCATGGCTGGGGCGCGATGTGGCGCAACGGCGTCTACGATTTCGCGCATTACCACGCCACCGTGCACGAGGTGCTCGGCGTCGCCCGCGGCCGTGCGCGCGTGCAGTTCGGCGGCGCCAATGGGCAAGCGCTCGAGATCGCAGCCGGCGACGTCGCGATCCTGCCGGCCGGCACCGGGCATCAGTGCCTGTCGGCGAGCGATGATTTTTCCGTGGTCGGCGCCTATCCGCCGGGCCCGCCGATGGATCTGCAACGGCCGACGCCGGAGAATCGCGCCAGGGCACTGAAGACAATCCCGCTGGTCGCGATTCCCGCGACTGATCCAGTCATGGGGAAGGATGGGCCGCTCGTGCGGCTGTGGAAGCGGTAA
- a CDS encoding GatB/YqeY domain-containing protein: MLRDDINTAVKEAMKAKDERKLSTLRMVNSTIKNADIDARGQGKPPLSDADLLGVLQKMIKQRQESVELYDKGGRAELAAQERAEIAVISAYLPKQMSDDDVKAAIAAVIAETNAAGIKDMGKVIGALKAKYAGQMDFGKASGLVKAALAG; encoded by the coding sequence ATGCTGCGCGACGATATCAACACTGCGGTCAAGGAAGCGATGAAGGCGAAGGACGAGCGCAAGCTCTCCACCCTGCGCATGGTCAATTCGACCATCAAGAACGCCGATATCGACGCGCGCGGGCAGGGCAAGCCGCCACTCTCCGATGCCGATCTCCTGGGCGTCTTGCAGAAGATGATCAAGCAGCGCCAGGAATCGGTCGAGCTCTACGACAAGGGCGGCCGTGCCGAACTCGCCGCCCAGGAGCGCGCGGAGATCGCTGTGATCTCGGCTTACTTGCCGAAGCAGATGTCGGATGACGACGTGAAGGCCGCGATCGCGGCTGTGATCGCCGAGACCAATGCTGCCGGGATCAAGGACATGGGCAAGGTGATTGGTGCGCTGAAGGCGAAATACGCCGGCCAGATGGATTTCGGCAAGGCCAGCGGCCTCGTCAAGGCGGCGCTCGCGGGATAG
- a CDS encoding SRPBCC family protein, with protein MSKPDCVYVTYIETTAEKLWHALTSSDFTERFWFGYRASSDWKVGSPYQLTKDGRCAVQGEVLIIHPPHKLAYTWDVVKEGVEREQVSRVTFDIEPHGGVVKLTMTHDNLGPKTLRDVSGGWPMVIASLKSFLETGRELPAELLTSGAREPYHA; from the coding sequence ATGAGTAAGCCGGACTGCGTCTACGTCACCTATATCGAGACCACGGCCGAGAAGCTGTGGCACGCGCTGACATCGAGCGACTTCACCGAACGCTTCTGGTTCGGCTATCGCGCCAGCTCCGACTGGAAGGTCGGCTCGCCCTACCAGTTGACCAAGGATGGCCGCTGCGCCGTGCAGGGCGAAGTGCTGATCATCCATCCGCCGCACAAGCTCGCCTACACCTGGGACGTGGTGAAGGAAGGCGTCGAGCGCGAGCAGGTCTCGCGCGTGACCTTCGACATCGAACCGCACGGCGGGGTCGTCAAGCTGACCATGACCCACGACAACCTCGGCCCGAAGACGCTGCGCGACGTCTCCGGCGGCTGGCCGATGGTCATTGCCAGCCTGAAGAGCTTCCTCGAGACCGGCCGCGAACTGCCGGCCGAACTGCTCACCAGCGGCGCCAGGGAGCCCTACCATGCCTAA
- a CDS encoding acyl-CoA synthetase: protein MLKQAATYDELCRDFRWDIPARFNMATACCDRHADGSGRLALVYVDEDGGTTRTSFDEVADASRRFANVLTADGLVRGDRVAVFLSQSLELPVAHLAAFRAALISIPLFALFGEDALEFRLSNSAAKAIITDEAGWEKIAKIRDRLPELKSVYIVGDETPPGTKPFWGAIKSASPDFATVDTSADDPALIIYTSGTTGNPKGALHAHRVVLGHLPNVEMCHNFLPRPGDLMWTPADWAWIGGLINGLFAFWYHGIPMVGHRARKFEPQAAMQMMAELGIRNVFLPPTALKLMRQADVKNSGVRLRSIFTGGESLGGELLGWVRSTFGVDAHEVFGQTECNLVIGSNSNLFPIRPGSMGRATPGFDIRIVNDKGEELPRGQRGIIGVRQPCPCTMIEYWRNPEATAKKYAGEFLLTGDLGVQDEEGYFWYVSREDDVITTAGYRVGPSEIEHTLMKHPAVAMSAVVGIPDPIRTESIKAWIVLRPGYAPGDALAREIQEFVKVQLAAHEYPRFVQFADSLPMTATGKVLRRELRALG, encoded by the coding sequence ATGCTCAAGCAAGCCGCTACCTACGACGAGCTCTGCCGCGATTTCCGCTGGGATATCCCTGCGCGCTTCAACATGGCGACCGCGTGCTGCGACCGTCATGCCGACGGCAGCGGCCGTCTCGCGCTGGTCTATGTCGATGAGGATGGCGGTACCACGCGCACCTCGTTCGACGAGGTCGCGGACGCCTCGCGCCGCTTCGCCAATGTGCTGACCGCCGACGGCCTGGTGCGCGGCGACCGCGTCGCGGTGTTCCTGTCGCAATCGCTGGAATTGCCGGTCGCGCACCTCGCCGCGTTCCGCGCGGCGCTGATCTCGATTCCGCTGTTCGCGCTGTTCGGCGAGGACGCGCTGGAGTTCCGCCTGTCGAACTCGGCGGCGAAAGCCATCATCACCGATGAGGCCGGCTGGGAGAAGATCGCGAAGATCCGCGATCGTCTGCCCGAGCTGAAGAGCGTCTATATCGTTGGCGACGAGACGCCGCCCGGCACCAAACCGTTCTGGGGCGCGATCAAGTCGGCGTCGCCGGATTTCGCCACCGTCGACACCTCGGCCGACGATCCCGCGCTGATCATCTACACTTCGGGCACCACGGGCAATCCGAAGGGCGCGCTGCATGCGCATCGCGTCGTGCTCGGCCATCTGCCCAATGTCGAGATGTGCCACAACTTCCTGCCCCGGCCGGGCGACCTGATGTGGACGCCGGCCGATTGGGCCTGGATCGGCGGGCTGATCAACGGCCTGTTCGCGTTCTGGTACCACGGCATTCCGATGGTCGGCCACCGCGCCCGCAAGTTCGAGCCGCAGGCGGCGATGCAGATGATGGCCGAGCTCGGCATCCGCAACGTGTTCCTGCCGCCGACCGCGCTGAAGCTGATGCGGCAAGCCGATGTGAAGAATTCCGGCGTCAGGCTGCGCAGCATCTTCACCGGCGGCGAGTCGCTCGGCGGTGAGCTGCTCGGCTGGGTGCGCAGTACATTCGGCGTAGACGCCCACGAGGTGTTCGGCCAGACCGAATGCAATCTCGTGATCGGCAGCAACTCCAACCTGTTTCCGATCCGCCCCGGCTCGATGGGCCGCGCCACGCCGGGCTTCGACATCCGCATCGTCAACGACAAGGGCGAGGAATTGCCGCGGGGGCAGCGCGGCATCATCGGCGTGCGCCAGCCGTGTCCTTGCACCATGATCGAGTACTGGCGCAATCCCGAAGCCACCGCGAAGAAATATGCCGGCGAATTCCTGTTGACCGGCGATCTCGGCGTACAGGATGAGGAGGGCTATTTCTGGTACGTCAGCCGTGAGGACGATGTCATCACCACGGCGGGCTATCGTGTCGGCCCCTCCGAGATCGAGCACACGTTGATGAAGCATCCGGCGGTCGCGATGTCGGCGGTGGTCGGCATCCCCGATCCGATCCGCACCGAATCGATCAAGGCCTGGATCGTGCTGCGGCCGGGTTATGCGCCGGGCGATGCCTTGGCGCGCGAGATCCAGGAATTCGTCAAGGTGCAGCTCGCCGCGCATGAATATCCCCGCTTCGTGCAGTTCGCCGACAGCCTGCCGATGACGGCGACGGGCAAGGTGCTGCGGCGCGAGCTGCGGGCGCTGGGCTAG
- a CDS encoding SRPBCC family protein: protein MPKPEFVYVTYIETTPEQLWDALTSTTFTRQYWFDTELQSDWKVGSPLALVMSGKTTDTGEILEADRPRRLSYTFKHEADPELRKEPATKVVFTLEPFGKIVKLTVTHEGFGVGSKLLDGISRGWPAILSALKSLLETGKAVAIPPAALGIDGFE from the coding sequence ATGCCTAAGCCTGAATTCGTCTACGTCACCTACATCGAAACCACGCCGGAGCAGCTGTGGGATGCGCTGACCTCAACTACGTTCACGCGGCAATACTGGTTCGACACCGAGCTGCAATCGGACTGGAAGGTCGGCTCGCCGCTCGCGCTGGTAATGAGCGGCAAGACCACCGACACTGGCGAGATCCTCGAGGCCGACCGGCCGCGGCGTCTTTCCTATACGTTCAAGCACGAGGCCGATCCCGAACTGCGCAAGGAGCCGGCAACCAAAGTCGTGTTCACGCTCGAGCCGTTCGGCAAGATCGTGAAGCTGACCGTGACTCATGAGGGCTTCGGCGTCGGCAGCAAGCTGCTTGACGGCATTTCCAGGGGCTGGCCTGCGATCCTGTCTGCTCTCAAGAGTCTGCTCGAAACCGGCAAGGCGGTCGCGATCCCGCCCGCCGCGCTCGGAATCGACGGCTTCGAATGA
- the carA gene encoding glutamine-hydrolyzing carbamoyl-phosphate synthase small subunit, producing MTTPENAPAWPDHKPTALLVLADGTVLEGFGLGAEGHAVGEVCFNTAMTGYEEILTDPSYAGQIITFTFPHIGNVGTNEEDIETVNMAATPGARGVILRSAITDPSNYRATRHLDQWLKARGIIGLSGIDTRALTALIRSRGMPNAVIAHSKTGEFDLHGLKEEAREWPGLEGMDLVPMVTSGQRFTWDETPWAWGKGFGQQTAPEFNVVAIDYGIKRNILRLLAGVGAKVTVVPATTAAEDILAMKPDGVFLSNGPGDPAATGKYAVPVIQKVIASGTPTFGICLGHQMLGLAVGARTMKMHQGHHGANHPVKDETTGKVEITSMNHGFAVDQATLPAGATQTHISLFDGSNCGIALEGKPVFSVQYHPEASPGPRDSHYLFQRFADLMRKKKQAA from the coding sequence ATGACAACCCCCGAAAACGCTCCCGCCTGGCCGGACCACAAACCGACCGCGCTCCTTGTGCTCGCCGATGGTACCGTGCTGGAAGGCTTCGGTCTCGGCGCGGAAGGCCACGCCGTCGGCGAGGTCTGCTTCAACACCGCGATGACCGGCTATGAGGAGATCCTCACCGATCCGTCCTATGCCGGCCAGATCATCACCTTCACCTTCCCGCATATCGGCAATGTCGGTACCAACGAGGAAGACATCGAGACGGTGAACATGGCCGCGACACCCGGCGCGCGCGGCGTGATCCTGCGCTCGGCGATCACGGACCCCTCGAATTACCGTGCCACCCGCCACCTCGACCAGTGGCTGAAGGCGCGCGGCATCATCGGCCTCTCCGGCATCGACACCCGCGCGCTGACCGCGCTGATCCGCTCCAGGGGCATGCCGAATGCGGTGATCGCGCATTCGAAGACCGGCGAATTCGACCTTCACGGACTGAAAGAGGAGGCCCGCGAATGGCCCGGCCTCGAGGGCATGGACCTGGTGCCGATGGTCACCTCCGGCCAGCGCTTCACCTGGGACGAGACGCCCTGGGCGTGGGGCAAGGGTTTCGGCCAGCAGACCGCGCCGGAATTCAACGTGGTCGCGATCGACTACGGCATCAAGCGCAACATCCTGCGCCTGCTCGCCGGAGTCGGCGCCAAGGTGACCGTGGTGCCGGCGACGACGGCAGCCGAGGACATCCTGGCGATGAAGCCGGACGGCGTGTTCCTGTCGAACGGCCCCGGCGATCCCGCCGCGACCGGCAAATATGCCGTGCCCGTGATCCAGAAGGTGATCGCCTCGGGGACGCCGACCTTCGGCATCTGCCTCGGCCACCAGATGCTCGGCCTCGCCGTCGGCGCCAGGACCATGAAGATGCATCAGGGCCATCACGGCGCCAATCATCCGGTCAAGGACGAGACCACCGGCAAGGTCGAGATCACCTCGATGAACCACGGCTTTGCAGTCGACCAGGCGACGCTGCCCGCCGGTGCGACCCAGACCCATATCTCGCTGTTCGACGGTTCCAATTGCGGTATCGCGCTCGAAGGCAAGCCGGTGTTCTCGGTGCAGTATCACCCCGAGGCCTCGCCCGGCCCGCGCGACTCGCACTATCTGTTCCAGCGCTTTGCCGATTTGATGCGGAAGAAGAAGCAAGCGGCGTAG
- a CDS encoding DUF2189 domain-containing protein — protein MSVSGKFDPVVRRIRVADIAEALGQGLRDFQAVPLYGLMFGAIYMLGGNVILLCLTALGMVYLAYPLAAGFALIGPFVAIGLYEISRRREVDEPITLGAIWSKLRSRGEIGWMAFVTLFVFIIWMYQVRLLIALILGLGASFASLHDFLTVVLTTNEGLLFLAIGNAEGAALSLILFSLTVISFPLLLDREVDFVTAMITSVRAVVTSPLPMIGWAAVIVGLLIVSVIPYFMGLLVTIPVLGHATWHLYRRVVVPVGSFADPILRRE, from the coding sequence ATGTCGGTCTCTGGCAAGTTCGATCCGGTGGTGCGCAGGATCCGCGTGGCGGATATCGCGGAAGCGCTGGGGCAGGGGCTGCGCGACTTTCAGGCCGTCCCGCTCTACGGATTGATGTTCGGCGCCATCTACATGCTCGGCGGCAACGTGATCCTGCTGTGCTTGACCGCGCTGGGCATGGTCTATCTGGCCTACCCACTGGCCGCGGGCTTTGCGCTGATCGGTCCGTTCGTCGCGATCGGGCTGTACGAGATCAGCAGGCGTCGCGAGGTGGATGAGCCGATCACGTTGGGTGCGATCTGGTCGAAGCTGCGATCACGCGGCGAAATCGGCTGGATGGCGTTCGTCACGCTGTTCGTGTTCATCATCTGGATGTACCAGGTGAGGCTGTTGATCGCCCTGATACTCGGGCTCGGCGCCTCCTTTGCCAGCCTTCACGACTTTCTGACCGTGGTGCTGACCACCAATGAGGGGCTGTTGTTCCTCGCCATCGGCAATGCGGAAGGCGCGGCGCTGTCGCTGATCCTGTTCTCGCTGACGGTGATCTCGTTTCCGCTGCTGCTGGATCGCGAGGTCGACTTCGTCACCGCGATGATCACGAGCGTGCGCGCGGTCGTGACGAGCCCGCTGCCGATGATCGGATGGGCGGCGGTCATCGTCGGGCTGCTGATCGTCTCGGTGATTCCGTATTTCATGGGACTTCTGGTGACGATTCCCGTGCTGGGCCACGCGACCTGGCATCTCTATCGCCGCGTCGTGGTCCCGGTCGGCTCCTTTGCCGACCCGATCCTGCGAAGGGAGTGA
- a CDS encoding DNA starvation/stationary phase protection protein: MSKAKNDTHKTDKISPDLDTPSDLPQAAVEKISASLNTLLADAFALYLKTKNFHWHVSGRNFRDYHLLLDEQSDAIFATTDQLAERVRKLGGATLRSIGDIAKHQTIKDNDEAYVPPREMLRELMEDNKHMAAAMRKAHKLADDHEDSGTAGLLETFIDETERRTWFLFEASRQEGSNAA; encoded by the coding sequence GTGAGCAAAGCCAAGAATGACACTCACAAGACTGACAAGATTTCGCCCGATCTCGATACGCCGAGCGACCTGCCGCAGGCGGCGGTGGAGAAGATTTCGGCCTCGCTCAACACGCTGCTGGCCGACGCCTTCGCGCTGTATCTGAAGACCAAGAACTTCCACTGGCATGTCAGCGGCCGGAATTTTCGTGATTACCATTTGTTGCTCGACGAGCAGTCGGACGCGATCTTCGCGACCACCGACCAGCTCGCCGAACGGGTGCGCAAGCTCGGCGGCGCGACGCTGCGCTCGATCGGCGACATCGCCAAGCATCAGACCATCAAGGACAATGACGAGGCCTATGTCCCGCCGCGCGAAATGCTGCGCGAGCTGATGGAAGACAACAAGCATATGGCGGCCGCGATGCGCAAGGCACACAAGCTCGCCGATGACCATGAGGACTCCGGCACGGCCGGCCTGCTCGAAACCTTCATCGACGAAACCGAGCGGCGCACCTGGTTTCTGTTCGAGGCCAGCCGTCAGGAAGGCAGCAACGCGGCTTAG
- a CDS encoding LysE family translocator, which produces MSLQAYFAFVAACIALALLPGPIVTMVIANGLRYGTRAALTNVLGAQVGLAIVIGIVAVGLTSLMATMGYWFNWVRFAGAAYLVWLGIKLIRSPVEGVGTDDKPPPPRGGFFLQGFLVLLSNPKVLVFFGAFIPQFMDMDKPHLPQVALLGVTFMATAVLTDAAYALAAGRARRFFSKERTRLMSRISGGFMIGGGIWLALTRAR; this is translated from the coding sequence ATGTCCCTGCAAGCCTATTTCGCCTTCGTTGCCGCCTGCATCGCGCTGGCGCTGCTGCCCGGTCCGATCGTCACGATGGTGATCGCCAACGGGCTGCGCTACGGCACCCGTGCGGCGCTCACCAACGTGCTGGGCGCGCAGGTCGGGCTTGCGATCGTGATCGGCATCGTCGCGGTCGGCCTGACCTCGCTGATGGCCACGATGGGCTACTGGTTCAACTGGGTGCGCTTTGCCGGCGCGGCCTACCTGGTCTGGCTCGGCATCAAGCTGATCCGTTCGCCGGTCGAGGGCGTCGGCACCGACGACAAGCCGCCGCCGCCGCGCGGCGGCTTCTTCCTGCAGGGCTTTCTGGTGCTGCTGTCGAACCCGAAAGTGCTGGTGTTCTTCGGCGCCTTCATTCCGCAGTTCATGGACATGGACAAGCCGCATTTGCCGCAGGTGGCGCTGCTCGGCGTCACCTTCATGGCAACCGCGGTGCTGACCGATGCCGCCTACGCGCTGGCCGCCGGCCGCGCCCGCAGGTTCTTCTCCAAGGAGCGGACGCGGCTGATGTCGCGCATCTCAGGCGGCTTCATGATCGGCGGCGGCATCTGGCTGGCGCTGACCCGGGCACGCTGA